A stretch of DNA from Roseovarius faecimaris:
GCGATGGCGCAGCAGCTGGCAAATCAGGGCCCGTGGGGGGCTGTTCCCGCACAGGCGTCTCCGGCAGCGGCCCCGCCGCCTCCGCCCCCGGTCGAGCATGTCTGGCACATCGCGGAGGATGGCAAGACGCATGGCCCTTATTCCAAGGCCAAGCTGGGCCGTATGGCCGCCGAAGGCACCCTGACCCGCGACACCCATGTCTGGACCGCAGGTCAGGATGGCTGGCTCAAGGCCGGAGAGGTGCAGGAACTGGCCCAACTCTTCACGATCCTGCCGCCGCCCCCGCCCGGAACGTAAGCCCTTGGCCGAACCCCGGCACCATTCCTGCGGGGCGGTGACACCCGCCGCCCCGACCTCCTCCGCGCGTTGACCGGATGCCCGAGTGAGAACCGCAGTCTTCACATGCCTTGTGCTGACCGGATGCAGCGCGCAATCCGACGGCCCGCTTCTTGACGCCAGCGCGGCCCTGCCCCTGCGCGCGGGCACCTCTCTTGAGATCGACCTGGTGATGCCGGATGGCGATGGCGGCCCTGTCTTGCTGAGCGTGGAGGAGGATGGCCGCACCCTGCTCCTGGCCTCTGCCGAGACCGACGCGGATGAAAGCAACGAGGATCTGGCCAGCACCTTCCACCCCCTGCCCGGCACGGACCACATGATGATCAGCCAAAGCCGGATCCTCATCCGGGGCGTGCCCAAGAACGACCTGCATGGCTACCACATCCTTGACTGCCCGGTTGACGGGCAATTGCGGGTGTTCAAGTTCGACCTGCTGTCTCTGGAGGCGCTCGGCCCCTTCGACGGGGTGGATTTCAGTGGGCTCTATGTGCCTGAAATGCGTGATGCGGACGGGCTGAAGGACTATTACCGCGCCGCGACAACTCTCGACAGCTTTGTGCCGGTGCATTTCTCCCCGGCGATCGACTGCAACCTAATCTTTGAATGACCTGCCCCGCCGCGCGGCCTTGAAGCGCGACGCCTGGCGTTGGATAAGTAGACGGCAGATGCCCCAATCACCTCGCGAGATGCCCCGATGAGCCTGACCGAAACCGATCCGCCCGCCCCCTCGCAGGAATACCGCTTCCCGTGCGAACAATGCGGTGCCGATTACCGCTTTGCCCCGGAAGAAGGCAAGCTGATCTGCGACCATTGCGGCCATTCGGAAGAGGTGGATATGTCGCCCCCCGCCTCGGGTGGCATCCGCGAGCTTGATTTTCGCCGCGCAATCGAGGCGCAGCTGCCCGAGCAGGACATCGAAGAGACCCGCGTCTCGACCTGCCCCAACTGCGCCGCTCAGGTCGCCTTCGACAGCGCCACCCATGCCGCCGAATGCCCCTTCTGCGCCACCCCCGTTGTCACCGATACCGGCACCCACCGCCATATCAAGCCGCGCGGCCTTCTGCCCTTTGCCCTGGATGAGACCGCCGCCCGCAAAGCCATGACCGATTGGCTGGGCCGTCTCTGGTTCGCCCCGAACGGGGTGCAGGAATACGCGCGCAAGGGCCGCAGGATGCAGGGGATCTATGTCCCCTACTGGACCTTCGATGCCGATACCAAATCCTCCTATCGCGGGGAGCGCGGCACCGAGTATCACGAAACAAAGACAGTGATGCGCGATGGCAAAAAGCACAATGTCACCGTCACCAAGGTCCGCTGGCAGGCCGTTACCGGCCGGGTGGCGCGGTTCTTCGACGATGTGCTGGTGCTCGCGTCCCGCTCCCTGCCCAAACGCTATACCGACGCGCTGGAGCCCTGGGATCTGTCGGCGCTGGAACCCTACAAGCCCGAATACCTCGCCGGTTTCCGGGCCGAGGGCTACACGGTCGAGTTGGAAGACGGCTATGCCGAGGCGCGCGCCCATATGGACCGGGTGATCCTGCGCGATGTGAAGTTCGATATCGGCGGCGACCGGCAGCGCGTGCATGACGTGGACACGACCGTGCGCGATGTCACCTTCAAGCATATCCTTCTGCCGGTCTGGCTTGCGGCCTATAAATATCGCGGTGAAACCTACCGATTTGTCGTCAACGGCCGCACCGGGCGCGTGCAGGGTGAACGGCCCTATTCACCGGTCAAGATCGCCATTGCCATCCTTGTCGTCGCGCTCATCGCGGGTGGCGTGGGCTATCTCATTGCAACCAGCGAGGGCGCCAATGGCTTCTGATATCGACACGCTCACCCGCCTCATGAGCGCGCGCTATTCCTGCCGCGCTTATCGGCCCGATCCGGTGCCCGAAGAGGTGGTGCAGCAAATCATCGCCACCGCCGGGCGCGCGCCCTCGTGGTGCAATGCGCAGCCCTGGAAGGTCACGGTGACACGCGGCACCGAGACACGGCGCTTTCGTGACGCGTTGGAAAAGGGGATCGCCAGCGGGCCACCGGCCCCTGATTTCGACTGGCCGTCCAGCTATAGCGGCGCCTATCAGGACCGCCGCCGCACCTGTGGTTTCCAACTCTATGACGCCCTTGACATCGCCCGTGACGACAAGGCGGCCCGCAATGCGCAGATGATGCAGAATTTCAGCTTTTTCGGCGCGCCGCATGTGGCCCTGATCAGCACCGAGGCCGAGCTTGGCCCCTATGGCGCGGTCGATTGCGGCGGCTTTGTCACCGCCTTCATGCTGGCCGCGACAGCCCTCGGCGTGGCCAGCATCGCGCAGGCCTCGGTGGCCGCCTATGCACCCGCGATCCGGGCGCATTTCGACCTGCCCGAAACCCGCCGGATCGTCTGTGCCATCTCCTTCGGCTATGCCGACGAGGCGCACCCGGCCAATAGCTTCCGCACGGACCGCGCGGATCTGAGTGACATCTACGATCCGCGCGGATGATGCGGGCGCCTACCCCCGGGTGATTTTCACCTTCTGGGTTTCCGGCGATTTCGGCTTGGCCTTGGGCACGCTCAGGCTCAGCACACCGTCCTTGAGCCGCGCCTCCACCTTGTCGCCCTGCGCATCGGCAGGCAGACGGAAGGACCGGCTGAACGACCCGAACTGACGCTCCGAGAAGTACCAGGTCTCGCCCTTTTCTTCCCGGCTGTCGGATTTCTCACCCTTCACGGTCACGACACCGTCCTGCACCGCGATCTCGATATCGTCCTCCTCGACCCCGGGCAGCTCCATCGTGATGCGATAAGCCTCCTCATCCGAGGAGGCGTCCGAGGCCGGGGCCAGCCAATCGGCAACCCGCGCCCCGAAATGCCGCAGCGGCTCGTAAAAGGACGGCCACAACCCGGCGGTATGCGATTTCTCAACCATGTCAGTTTCCTCCGTTGTGAAAAGCAGAGCGGATTTTACCCCGCTGCGCGCCGCAACACCTTGACGTGCCTCATGGCGCAATGCAGGCAAGGGGCGTAAAATAGAGGAGGAGTCTGCCCATGCGCGCCCTGATCCAACGTGTGAGCGAGGCGTCGGTCACCGTCGATGGTACGGTGATCGGCCAGATCGGACCGGGCCTGATGATCCTCGTCTGCGCCATGCAGGGCGATACCGAGGCGCAGGCGGATCAACTCGCCGCCAAGATCTCTAAGCTGCGGATCTTCAAGGATGACGCAGGCAAGATGAACCGCTCTTTGCTGGATACAGGTGGCGCCGCGCTCGTGGTCAGCCAGTTCACGCTCGCCGCCGACACCTCCCGCGGCAACCGCCCCGGCTTCTCCACCGCCGCGGTGCCCGACGAGGGCAATCGCCTCTACGAATATTTCGCCGCACAGCTCGGCGCGCTCGGTGTGTCTGTTGCAACCGGCCGGTTCGGTGCCGACATGCAAGTCGCCCTGATCAATGACGGGCCCGTCACGATCTGGATGGAAAGCTGACCGCCCCCGTCTTACTGGCGAAAACACGCTCGTCGCAGGCCAAGAAAATTCGTACGAATTTTCTTATGGCTCCCGGAACGCCTCCTGCGACTTGTAAAGAGGTTTGAGCAGGTATTGCAGCACGGTTTTCTGCCCCGTATGCAGCTCCACCTGCGCCTGCATGCCTGGGCGGATCTCGATGCGGGACTGGCGCGGGGTGAGCCCGGCCATATCGACCTTGAGCGTCACTTTGTAATGCGGATCACCATCGGGATCGCGGGCGCGTTCATCCTCGAACGTGTCGGCCGAGATGAAATCGACCTTGCCCTTGAGCGAGCCATAGATCGTGTAATCATAGGCCGACAGCTTTACCGTCGCCTCCTGCCCCTGCCGGATATTGGCGATGTCCTCGGGCGCCACGCGCGCCTCCACGAAAAGCTCCTCATCGAGCGGGATAATCTCAAGGATCTCCTCGCCCGGTCGTACCACGCCGCCGATCGTGGTCACGCTCAGATTGTTCACAATGCCCCGCATGGGCGATGTCAGCACCGTCCGGTTCAGCTGATCCTGACTGCCTTTCAGGTTCTGCTTGAGCGTGCCAAGCTCTTTCAGCGTCTCAGAATACTCTTGCGCGCGGTCCAGTTCGGTTTGCGTGACGATCTCATTATACCGGCTCAGCGCGTCGGCATGCGCTTTGCGCGCTCGGGTCACTTCAATCAGGGCGACGATCTTCTTCTCCAGCAGGTTCTCCAGCAGTCGCAGCTCTTCCGCCGCCTGATCCAGCACCTGCTTCGCCCCTTCCGAGCGTTTCACGAAATCGGCCTGCCGTGCGGCCAGAAGCGCGCGTTCCGAGGCCACCATTTCGGGCGTGCGCCCGGCCAGCTCGGCCGGCACCGTGAAATCGAACTGCCCGGCCAGCTCCGCCTCCAGACGCAACCGGCGGATATCCAACGCATTGATCTGATCGCGCAGATCGTCCACCGAAGATTTGAACTGCGTGCCGTGCAGCCGCGCCAGCACATCGCCGCGCTGCACCACGTCGCCCTCCTGCACCATCAGCTCGGTCAGGATGCCGCCTTCGAGATTCTGGATGATCTGCGGCCGCGACGACGAGATGAACGATCCATTGGCGCGCACGATCTCATCCACCCAGGCAAAGGCCGCCCAGAGGATGAAAAGCCAGACCGTGGCGGCACAGAGCCAGATCGCCAGGCTGGGCCCGCGCAGACGCGCATTCAGCTGCGCGGTGAGATTGGTCGCCGATACGCTCATGACGCCCCTCCCCGGCCTGCCGCCTGCAGATGCGCCAGCACCTTGTCGCGCGGGCCGTCCACGGCCATGCGCCCGTTTTGCAGGATCAGCGTCCGGCTGGTCAGGCTGAGGATCGGCACGCGGTGCGTGGCGATG
This window harbors:
- a CDS encoding Hsp20/alpha crystallin family protein, whose amino-acid sequence is MVEKSHTAGLWPSFYEPLRHFGARVADWLAPASDASSDEEAYRITMELPGVEEDDIEIAVQDGVVTVKGEKSDSREEKGETWYFSERQFGSFSRSFRLPADAQGDKVEARLKDGVLSLSVPKAKPKSPETQKVKITRG
- the dtd gene encoding D-aminoacyl-tRNA deacylase, with translation MRALIQRVSEASVTVDGTVIGQIGPGLMILVCAMQGDTEAQADQLAAKISKLRIFKDDAGKMNRSLLDTGGAALVVSQFTLAADTSRGNRPGFSTAAVPDEGNRLYEYFAAQLGALGVSVATGRFGADMQVALINDGPVTIWMES
- a CDS encoding HlyD family type I secretion periplasmic adaptor subunit produces the protein MSVSATNLTAQLNARLRGPSLAIWLCAATVWLFILWAAFAWVDEIVRANGSFISSSRPQIIQNLEGGILTELMVQEGDVVQRGDVLARLHGTQFKSSVDDLRDQINALDIRRLRLEAELAGQFDFTVPAELAGRTPEMVASERALLAARQADFVKRSEGAKQVLDQAAEELRLLENLLEKKIVALIEVTRARKAHADALSRYNEIVTQTELDRAQEYSETLKELGTLKQNLKGSQDQLNRTVLTSPMRGIVNNLSVTTIGGVVRPGEEILEIIPLDEELFVEARVAPEDIANIRQGQEATVKLSAYDYTIYGSLKGKVDFISADTFEDERARDPDGDPHYKVTLKVDMAGLTPRQSRIEIRPGMQAQVELHTGQKTVLQYLLKPLYKSQEAFREP
- a CDS encoding TFIIB-type zinc finger domain-containing protein, with the translated sequence MSLTETDPPAPSQEYRFPCEQCGADYRFAPEEGKLICDHCGHSEEVDMSPPASGGIRELDFRRAIEAQLPEQDIEETRVSTCPNCAAQVAFDSATHAAECPFCATPVVTDTGTHRHIKPRGLLPFALDETAARKAMTDWLGRLWFAPNGVQEYARKGRRMQGIYVPYWTFDADTKSSYRGERGTEYHETKTVMRDGKKHNVTVTKVRWQAVTGRVARFFDDVLVLASRSLPKRYTDALEPWDLSALEPYKPEYLAGFRAEGYTVELEDGYAEARAHMDRVILRDVKFDIGGDRQRVHDVDTTVRDVTFKHILLPVWLAAYKYRGETYRFVVNGRTGRVQGERPYSPVKIAIAILVVALIAGGVGYLIATSEGANGF
- a CDS encoding nitroreductase, whose translation is MASDIDTLTRLMSARYSCRAYRPDPVPEEVVQQIIATAGRAPSWCNAQPWKVTVTRGTETRRFRDALEKGIASGPPAPDFDWPSSYSGAYQDRRRTCGFQLYDALDIARDDKAARNAQMMQNFSFFGAPHVALISTEAELGPYGAVDCGGFVTAFMLAATALGVASIAQASVAAYAPAIRAHFDLPETRRIVCAISFGYADEAHPANSFRTDRADLSDIYDPRG